The following DNA comes from Dermacentor albipictus isolate Rhodes 1998 colony unplaced genomic scaffold, USDA_Dalb.pri_finalv2 scaffold_16, whole genome shotgun sequence.
AGAACGTATAATCTGTACATAGTATAGCACATAGGCATAGCTTTCTATTTCTTCGTCGCCGAGCTTTGGCGCCTCTGCTTTGTCGATCTTTCGCCGAGTAAAAGGGCCGATTCCAAGACAGCGTAACCAAATGTGTGCCGCTACGATATACAGAGTGGTATCGTTGACTGAATAAAACAAGACACGGGCCACAAAATATTTAGCAAGGTTAATGTTGATGATATGATTTAGTGGTTCTATCAAGTTCTTGGAGCAGAACAAATTCATCCACTGACCGACACTTGATGCCAGACTTGAAAAGCGAAACCTGCGTTATAGACACTCAGTTTTTACGTTCTAATGGCGCATCTGTTCCCTGCCTTTTCAACCCACTTTTGCAGCTGCTGTCCTGCCGACTAGACTACGACTTCAGCCACTTGTATGCGCAACCATGACACTTTGTGCGTGCCCACTCACCTCGAAAACGGTATGTGCCCGAGTTTACAAGCAGACACGGAGGAATGAAGAAATCGGCAACACAAATTTGAAATAGGCTACAGAAGAATGATGGAGGAGTGGACTGGAGAAGTTGCCGAGTGTGGAGAAAAGAGGCGAACAAAATGTGAACGGAGCGTGCACTGGGCGAGCATAGTTGAGAGAAGAGAGATGCTGCTAACAGAAGCAGTCGCTTCTAGAGGCAGTGACGTGGGCCGACCAAAGAAGGAAGACGACACGAGGTGTACACATTGAGCTGAATGCTTGAGGCTGCACCTGCgtagaaaaaagaatgatagtTATATAATTGTGATGGAATTAGTTTCAATTAACCACTGGATTGAATTTGTGTAGTATGCTGTCCATTTGCATCATTAGTGTCAAGTTTGTGTAACATTGGCTTGAACATGTGCTCAAACATCAACGAAACCTCTGCTCAACACCGATTCCCACACAAGCGTGAGATCCTAGATTtttggttgttgttgttttagtCAAAGACTCTGGTGCAGATATTTTACTGATATATTATCCCAACATCAGAAGCCTTCTTACAAGCAATGAAAAAGCTGGTCTCTCCAAGCCTTCTGAGCGTTTGATGCAAAAAGTGGCTTCGCCTGTGGCCAAAAAATATACTTATTAGCTGCACCACGCTGATCGATTTTGATTCATTCAGGAACACGTGCGATAACAATGCGCTCACTCTAAGCAGTGAGGAACTCAAGAACAAAGACAACAGAAGCACTTCTACGTGGCGCCTCGTTCTGACTGTTATGGACACATTGTCTTGTTTCGTCTCTCCAGCGCCTTAACATCACAAAACGAAAAACTAGATCCATTTCTCCTTCCTTGAGGTGGACTTCTGTTTTCCGGCCTGTATGTTTAAACCTGACGTCCGTGAAAGTGATGACCTATCGAGACGTGGAGTGACGCGCATTCCTCGGAAGCTCAGCCGTTTACATGACGTGACCTACAAAACGCGTGCAGATGACGCAGGTTAAGCTCCGCCATGCTTTATCGCAATATGTGCCTTGGAATGCTACGTCTCTGCTTTGAATAGCCCGGGGCCACGGAATTTCACAACTGCGCGTCATTCCCAGGGCGCCGAAGCGAGCACTAGCTACCGAAGACAAAAATTACCTCTCCGGCCTCCAGCCTTGGCGAATAGGTGAAACCCGTTAGCTGGCCGAGCGATGGTGTTGCGCGATGCACAGCCGTCCGGTGCCGACGGGGTAAGTGCCGCAGAGCCAGGCCCGCTCTTACGCGGGCCCCATTCACGCTGGCTTACTCTCGTGTCCCTCGCAGGATGGCCAGGACGATGCTGCTCCTCCTGCTCCCGCTGCTGCTGGCCTCGAGCGCGGCGACGCAGACGTCCTCGCAGCGGCGCTGCGGCCGCGTGCTGCGCGAGTTCATGGAATTTGTCTGCGACGGAGTCATCTACGACCCGCACGAAGCGGCTGCCCCCAAGAGGGCGCTGTTCGGTACGTACTCTTCTGCCGCACATTTCGGGGGCGTAGAGCGCTCCGCTTCGTATTCAGCGGGCAACGGAAGCTGCGAAAGGTCCTTTCGCACGTCTCGCACTGCACTCGTTGATGATCGGCGACGCTTTCTAGGAAAGCGGTGTTTCATGTACAGGTtgcccacataacttgagccaaagtttgaaaaatgaaaggcactgCGTACGCGAGTTCGAGCGAATGCAGAATGATGCCACTGGCCTAAAGTTATTAAGGCTATTCTCATTTTCCTCttaacggattagttatgttcAATTAATACACCTTTTTAAGTATTCAGCGCAGATGCcgagtgtgatacgcaaagtcgTGGAGCACCGGGACAAACCTCTCAATACCTCGTTTCCAACACGATTTATCTCACCTGTTCTTCTGTGTTCTAAAGACGCATTGTTTTCGTGCTGCtatcaagcgtgcgatggatgaacaaggtcggctgcagcgagactgacCCGCGACACGGCGTTATGTCTGGTGTGggcatctgggcatgcggctcttatgacggtgcaaatgcatgctgctggccgggtgttgccgaagcgataaagcgtctaaggacacgacaaaagaaagacgaaagcagcatttcgattctgcttgaaagaagggCGAAGCGCGTGGGAACGATGCAAGGCTATGACGGCTGCTACAGtcttgcctttgtacacaaatgaccttgtagtTTTCAAAGTGAATGATGATGCTACAATTTTAAACCTTGGGGTtcgaataacagcggataaatCGCACGGCAacaaaactaactaatggtaaaaaaaaaaccttggctatattcaagAAAGCTTACACGTGCCTTCTTCAAACGATGACTCTTTTCGCACCGGCCTCGTCAGCTCTGTTTCTCATACTTACTGTCTACAAGACGTTCTTTGTGATTTCGCACCCAGCGCGTGCTCATCGCttcgtggtcgcagtatcgggtggccgcgtcCGGTTTCACACTTGCACCATTGAGAAAGAAATTtaaacaagagcggacactcccatagagcccagcggccgaattgactgtagcacaccaagcggatggtattgactccttccggtttcggttttagGCGCGCGCGTTTTCAACACCGgctggtacacgccgcgccggctacGCTGTTCGAAGCGGGATTTtatttttcgcttctgctgaaccccgCGTGGCCTGGGCCTgaaatcgtttcattatttagtaaaaatgattgcgaacgaccttTACAAGACTCCACCGAAtccgtcaggtgcaatttcataaagaaaacgcaggacgtcttctgaaatgatgaaatgtttattttgctctatataaatactCGTTGCGGGCTTCTTctacattcatccaaagttgtggcaccaggtaagcagcagtcgttgccacacgaagctccaccggatgtcatcagctgaaagaaagcaaattacaagcatgtatcattttcgtatattgacctaacagtagtattgcgtgtagaggcgaaacgtgcgtaaatagtgaatgagtggcattacagataaaatcacatttacgtacatttcgcagcaaagactcctcccaaacaatgccttaaATCTGAACAAAACATACGATTTTCAAGCACCtctcccttcccgggcattatttcctgcactttaagtgcacaaatacacggatgactgcgcgtttccaaaacaacttagcctcagtcgacgcgatggtacgccaagtacacagaggtggctacaacacaggctcagccagaccatgttgcACGCTcacagaatgccttctagtcgcactcaagacagattcgtgggtgcaaagcctgttttcagtcgctcagaatacatatatgtcatgttcttgagctcctccgtgttatcttttacgcgtcctgccggcacATGCAGCTCTCCCGTGTTATCACTATCGGCAACCGCTCGtcacgttttcgacaagcgtgagtaccgaaataaggtatatgttgttgcagggctatcaaatgcgtcacaaacttgtcccactgaaattcagtacacgcaagactaactcactatggccgccttgcttttttgctaacagcttcacaaccccaggcgcggcgagcaagcctcaagatatccccaAAAGTTAACAAATAAATTACAGTACTTTTTTGGGTCAGataatgcgtcacgaacttctaccaataagattcagtacacgcaaaactgcgGCAGACAGCCgggctgcttttcgctaactgcgccactacgccgagcgcggccactgtgcttgaaaagtacccaaaagtagtgaaattagttacaagaatgtctggggtcagagaaagcgccaaagctTGTcgcggtaagattcagtacacgcgaaactgcgtcacacggccaaggtgcttttcgtcagaaagccaggtgcggcgagcgtgcccaaaaactacctaAATAAGTTATAATTATGCTTGGGCtcacagaaagcgtcgcaaacatctcccagtacgagtaattaactcatATTAACTAGGCTTGCACtgccgagctgtttttcgataactgcgtcactatataggttcagttttgtgcagtgagcctaaatgtgcttgaagtgcgtcgcagactgtcaaacaaaattcctcaccttgctgtagtccagtagtgcagcggtgccttGTCGAAATTTAGACGGAACACAAGAGAtcgccgggagcccaaaaaacgCGCTACATCCAAAATatacgggtcgccgagcacgcgagcttcgcatgcgcagccggcctcactcctgcggcttgtgtggcgcatgacgtatgcacgcgcgtcagGCGCGCCGCTAGcgtgttgctaggcaacgcaacaaaagtaagttgcaaagtataagttcatttacacgcaaaactttttcgctTTTAAcgggaaagaattaaaaaaataaaacgctgtctggaagtttatttcgcattctttttttctgatgctcgcctCAACTAACGGAATGAGTTGAAACtaagcgtgacgtgtttcctgttgccagtttttgaagagtgtccccgcttgttgaatttctttctctatgctttcACCGTGACAGCCGCGTCAGTCCCTGACAGAGTGCGCCAGCAGGCTTTTCTCGTTTACTGGATGTATATCACACCTCATGTACCTCGTTTGAATGAATCTCAGCGAACTGCAATATATCCACTGCGCCTCAGGAGCCCGTATCCCTGCGTGTTCTACACAACAACGCTATTTGGCTGTGACTaacgttgagcagcagatatggctttactccaatgaggaaagagCGGATACGGTTTATGCTCTGGGTACGTCAAGGGGATGTAGAAGGCGCGCCGTTGAGCTATTTAAACGCTAGCATCCAGGTATACGTCCGAGCTCAATGACGACTGTGCgtgcatatgaaacgctgagaGAAGAAACGACATAAATCTTCTATTTTGGGCGAGGACATGGAGACAGATATTCTTTCAAAGTTCtcttcagacccacatgcaagtgTTGGTGCAGAAGCTCGAGTATCAGTCTTCAGTGGGGagagtacttaagaagaggcaaTTTCATCCGTACCACGTGCAATTCcaccagatgttggagccccgcGATTCCCAAAGTCGAAAGGATTTGCAAGCTAGATTATAATCAAGACGGAAGAGGACCCAGACTTTGTCGACAAAATACTGTGGACCAatgaagctaccttctcacgTAGTGCCGAAGTGAATGTCCACAACGCTCTCTATTGGAGCGACGAAAACCCTCATTGGGTTTGGAAGGCACACCACCAATATCAGTGGCCGGATatgt
Coding sequences within:
- the LOC139051924 gene encoding bombyxin B-1 homolog: MHSRPVPTGMARTMLLLLLPLLLASSAATQTSSQRRCGRVLREFMEFVCDGVIYDPHEAAAPKRALFGQRFFMSGEKPTALGFLRPETANQLLGKRNSPGGIVFECCYKACSIAEAQSYCLS